Within Candidatus Desulfatibia profunda, the genomic segment TGACATCATAGTCTTCAACTAATTATTTCGCAGCTTCCTTCAAAGCCTTTCCTGCAACAAACTTTGGCACTTTACTTGCCGCAATATTTATCTCTTTCCCTGTCTGAGGGTTTCTGCCTTTTCGAGCCTTCCTTTCGGCCACCTTAAATGTGCCGAATCCAACCAATGATACAGAGTCTCCATTCGCCAATGCCTTGGTAATGCTTGAAAGAACACAGTCCACAGCCGCCTGAGCATCCTTTTTGGTTTTTACGACCTTCGCAACCTCGTTGACTAAATCTCCTTTGTTCATGTTTTTCTCCTTTTAATTACAGAAAATTTATAGGTTAAATTTGTTTAATTGATCTTGGCATCTAAAT encodes:
- a CDS encoding HU family DNA-binding protein produces the protein MNKGDLVNEVAKVVKTKKDAQAAVDCVLSSITKALANGDSVSLVGFGTFKVAERKARKGRNPQTGKEINIAASKVPKFVAGKALKEAAK